A single Biomphalaria glabrata chromosome 2, xgBioGlab47.1, whole genome shotgun sequence DNA region contains:
- the LOC106074716 gene encoding microsomal triglyceride transfer protein large subunit-like → MFACNLLMILFTLWCAVLPGNSLQYDPSRTYTYSYQTDLLLNDANSKRLTSAQKDVGVNFTIRFELSTIYKDESVQLFKLHITKAEVFSLRQPNTKKGLESSIYNPTYFQISGDLVEKIYFTENSIFSRNIKKGIINLFQVQEKEGERTEVEVGGECLVKYSVPEPNVIERNKLECQNLEIANQFSNSNKALGISVYSKATSVYKLQDSVIENVSSTQRVITYLNIRSALNGAALSLQNLQLESVSNGKEEPAFTLEEALSKLQAGTMLSMALLPSEEEIQHCQEDCQNPEHLAQRLEEDLKGENVATLKSAKAFIQMLKGFRSSSKGTLTKIMTTSDSYIVPQLIDIATAAQTDAAKEALLELINFEDADSVDYPQRFLLAAAYSSHPSVTFLEDLLSILKKPIPNESLRESLLLSLGAVVHTFCQVKNQSSHPVVNEFKSLVTSELSACKEERCQLMYLNALGNAGLSSTVEIILPYVESPKSSMLAATAMSAFRRIHKKYITSKVKAALLRIFHQNNDAYDTSVRIAALELIVDNEPTKQEVRNILLSCGDQSEPEFSTYVLKMILDIASVNPELKTKLEDILKDSRIKNYNIWSQSGKSSVITSYLARLKDLDATYNLYFENSKSGVMKRSGMVVSLLGKTIKQPFMKFGIYADGLESLMGQESDTTTESEKTDEDASVEAVAGMSFTFMDVLLTQVEFFRGMSGLMSAAWNAPSELTSALQANVLLQDHSQRIHLSNGLVLDTEVKGVLSFDLSGFVSISLWNRNCDALIRNSGAMYIEGSMKADSSVFNLDLMFSGEGQTNIDYTSKADFYEMPLKLCMQMLRPEFEFVHKTQKTSSLSKGRKYKSSINRKSVILAESYLLNKANSDECRVMLSQD, encoded by the exons ATGTTTGCTTGCAATTTGTTGATGATATTATTTACACTTTGGTGTGCAGTTTTACCTG GTAATTCATTGCAATATGATCCTTCaagaacatatacatatagcTATCAGACGGACTTATTATTGAATGATGCCAACAGCAAGAGGCTTACATCTGCACAGAAAGATGTTGGAGTTAACTTTACCATTAGATTTGAACTGTCAACTATTTATAAAGATGAAAGTGTACAACTATTTAAACTCCAT ATTACCAAAGCTGAAGTATTTAGCTTACGTCAACCCAACACAAAAAAGGGACTGGAGTCATCTATTTATAACCCAACATATTTCCAGATCAGTGGGGATCTTGTGgagaaaatttattttacagaaAATTCTATCTTTAGTCGCAATATCAAAAAGGGAATAATCAATTTATTTCAAGTGCAAGaaaaagaaggagaaagaaCTGAG GTAGAAGTGGGTGGTGAGTGCTTAGTGAAATACTCTGTTCCTGAGCCAAATGTCATTGAACGCAATAAACTAGAATGTCAAAATTTGGAGATAGCCAACCAGTTTTCTAAttcaaacaaa GCTCTTGGTATCTCTGTCTACTCCAAGGCGACTAGTGTGTATAAATTACAAGATTCTGTAATCGAAAATGTCTCCAGCACACAGCGTGTCATCACCTACCTTAATATTAGATCTGCTCTGAATGGTGCTGCTTTATCACT ACAAAATCTACAACTTGAGTCAGTCAGTAATGGGAAAGAAGAACCTGCCTTCACATTGGAAGAAGCTTTGTCGAAACTACAAGCAG ggACAATGCTAAGTATGGCTTTACTTCCAAGTGAAGAGGAAATCCAGCATTGCCAGGAAGATTGTCAAAAT CCTGAGCATCTGGCCCAGAGATTGGAAGAAGATCTGAAAGGAGAAAATGTGGCAACTCTCAAATCAGCTAAAGCTTTCATTCAAATGTTGAAAGGTTTTAGAAGCTCAAGTAAAGGCACGCTAACTAAAATAATGACAACTTCAGACAGCTACATTGT TCCTCAGCTTATTGACATAGCCACAGCTGCCCAGACGGATGCTGCTAAAGAAGCCTTGCTGGAACTGATCAACTTTGAAGATGCTGACAGTGTGGATTACCCACAAAGATTTCTGCTGGCAGCAGCTTACTCCTCACATCCTTCTGTCACTTTTCTAGAAGATCTGTTG TCTATTCTGAAGAAACCAATTCCTAATGAATCACTCCGTGAGTCATTATTGTTGTCACTTGGAGCTGTAGTGCATACTTTTTGTCAAGTCAAAAATCAGTCTAGTCATccg GTTGTTAATGAGTTCAAATCCCTGGTGACCTCTGAACTTTCTGCCTGTAAAGAAGAAAGGTGCCAGTTGATGTACCTAAATGCACTTGGCAACGCAGGCTTAAGTAGCACAGTGGAAATAATATTGCCCTATGTCGAGTCACCTAAAAGCTCTATGCTTGCCGCAACAGCAATGTCTGCTTTTAGACgcattcataaaaaatacattactaGCAAG GTGAAAGCAGCTTTGTTAAGAATCTTTCACCAGAACAATGATGCCTATGATACTAGTGTGAGGATAGCTGCCCTTGAGCTCATTGTAGACAACGAACCAACCAAACAAGAAGTTAGAAATATCCTATTGTCATGTGGTGACCAATCAGAACCAGAATTTTCTACCTATGTTCTAAAGATGATATTAGACATTGCATCAGTCAACCCTGAGCTCAA GACTAAACTGGAAGACATTCTTAAAGACTCaagaataaaaaattacaatatttggTCTCAATCTGGCAAATCCAGTGTTATCACAAGTTATCTGGCAA GGTTGAAAGACTTGGACGCTACTTACAACTTGTACTTTGAAAACTCAAAGTCTGGAGTGATGAAAAGAAGTGGTATGGTGGTCAGTCTGTTAGGCAAGACAATCAAACAGCCATTCATGAAG ttTGGAATCTATGCTGATGGCCTTGAGTCACTTATGGGGCAAGAATCTGATACCACCACAGAAAGTGAGAAGACTGATGAGGACGCCTCAGTTGAGGCTGTTGCTGGAATGTCCTTCACCTTTATGGATGTTCTACTGACACAGGTGGAGTTTTTCAGGGGGATGTCTGGCCTTATGTCTGCTGCATGGAATGCTCCATCAGAACTGACCTCAGCTCTACAG GCCAATGTCCTCCTCCAAGATCATTCACAAAGAATTCATCTTTCTAATGGCCTTGTGCTGGACACTGAAGTGAAAGGTGTTCTGTCATTTGATTTATCAGGATTTGTGAGCATTAGTTTGTGGAATAGAAATTGTGATGCTCTTATAAGGAACAg tgGTGCCATGTACATAGAAGGCTCAATGAAAGCTGATTCCAGTGTTTTTAATCTTGACCTGATGTTCAGTGGTGAAGGCCAGACCAACATAGACTACACATCCAAAGCAGATTTCTATGAGATGCCTCTCAAACTATGCATGCAGATGTTGAGGCCAGAATTTGAATTTGT GCACAAGACACAAAAGACATCTAGTCTTTCAAAAGGTAGAAAATACAAGTCAAGTATAAATCGTAAATCGGTCATCCTAGCTGAATCCTATTTGTTGAATAAAGCCAACTCAGATGAATGTCGAGTCATGTTGAGCCaagattga
- the LOC106057752 gene encoding tRNA methyltransferase 10 homolog A-like — translation MEDNSKEIDLVEETLLGHEPRATQPQTSQCQSVKNESSASTTGGDDQKFGKEDVTDDTEPTISKSRLKKQLKREKWLAIKQEKRRASKQKRKERLAEMRKNGEDVGPSRKKLKKNTMKNSSCKIRVVIDLSFDEYMVEKDVNSLSCQIQHSYSSNRRAPNPLQFYLCSLGGKAKQRLDTIGDYKGWDIYKESKSYEELFPKESLVYLSSESPNVLTSLSEDKVYVIGGLVDHNKHKGLCHKLAVEKGIAHAQLPISEYLDMKTRKVLAINHVFSILLKYTECGSWEQAFLSEMPPRMQAHPKAGESHQKEEDTNLRDGSETLLESPSSSQDISESIAQSDFNKSAEMNDNFGKDCSELDQKEEKRVDGNILSSKIIDGDIISEINSAAGIGDGLLCSDANTS, via the exons atggaAGACAATTCGAAGGAAATAGATCTAGTGGAAGAAACGCTCCTTGGACATGAACCTCGGGCGACTCAGCCTCAGACATCTCAGTGTCAGAGTGTAAAGAATGAAAGTAGTGCCAGTACCACAGGTGGTGACGATCAAAAATTTGGAAAAGAAGATGTCACAGACGACACAGAGCCCACAATTTCCAAGTCTCGGcttaaaaaacaactgaaaagaGAAAAGTGGCTagcaataaaacaagaaaagag ACGTGCATCAAAACAGAAGAGAAAGGAGAGGCTTGCTGAGATGAGGAAAAATGGAGAAGATGTTGGCCCATCTAGAAAAAAACTGAAGAAAAACACAATGAAAAATTCATCCTGTAAAATTAGAGTTGTGATTGATCTCTCCTTTGATGAATACATGGTTGAAAAG GATGTGAATTCTTTAAGTTGTCAAATACAGCACAGTTATTCTTCCAACAGAAGAGCACCCAACCCCCTTCAG ttCTACTTGTGTAGTCTTGGTGGTAAAGCGAAGCAAAGACTTGATACCATTGGAGATTATAAAGGATGGGAT ATCTATAAAGAAAGCAAAAGCTATGAAGAATTGTTCCCAAAAGAAAGTCTGGTGTATCTATCCAGTGAATCACCTAATGTGCTTACGTCCCTGTCAGAAGACAAAGTCTATGTCATAGGAGGTCTTGTAGATCATAATAAACACAAG GGCCTGTGCCACAAGCTTGCAGTAGAGAAAGGTATTGCTCATGCCCAATTACCCATATCAGAATATCTTGACATGAAGACACGCAAGGTTCTGGCAATCAATCATG TATTTTCTATATTACTGAAGTACACAGAGTGTGGTAGCTGGGAGCAAGCATTCTTGTCTGAGATGCCACCAAGAATGCAAGCCCATCCCAAAGCAGGAGAAAGTCATCAGAAAGAAGAGGATACAAACTTAAGAGATGGATCAGAAACTTTGTTAGAGAGTCCAAGTTCTAGTCAAGATATTTCTGAATCAATAGCACAATCGGATTTCAATAAGAGTGCTGAAATGAATGACAATTTTGGGAAAGACTGTTCAGAACTTGATcagaaagaagagaaaagagTTGATGGGAACATTTTAAGTTCAAAGATAATAGATGGAGACATAATTAGTGAAATCAATAGTGCTGCAGGAATTGGTGATGGACTATTGTGTAGTGATGCTAATACTAGCTAG